The Paracoccus sp. MC1862 genome includes a window with the following:
- a CDS encoding acyl-CoA dehydrogenase family protein produces MSSIRINDEERQEQLRMLVESAAGIAPRQGGFKRQRALEKSDTGFDREAWGELAGMGWLGLRLPEDSGGMGLGVLEYAVLAAEAGAALLPEPFIEAQLAIDLMGPEAPSEALSGERLILPAWSFAADGTDMDGGVTVQSDGLSGEKRFVPLAGAADELLVTTAEGGWLIAASDAEITTERTQDGGHVGCVRLDGVTGRRIPFADPRALEAATLANAAYLQGVMERAFEITLDYLKTRRQFDRPIGSFQALQHRAVEMKVQIEITRAVIRDAALAFDGDGDLRPIVSRAMTRASEAAQFVTRQSIQMHGAIGYTDEADIGLFLRKTLVLMNRYGSASAHRKRHAQAQAA; encoded by the coding sequence ATGAGTTCGATCCGGATTAATGACGAGGAGCGGCAGGAACAGCTGCGGATGCTCGTCGAAAGCGCCGCCGGGATTGCTCCACGCCAAGGCGGCTTCAAACGCCAGCGGGCGCTGGAAAAGTCCGACACGGGGTTTGACCGCGAGGCTTGGGGCGAACTCGCCGGGATGGGCTGGCTGGGCCTGCGCCTGCCGGAAGACTCCGGTGGAATGGGGCTGGGGGTGCTGGAGTACGCTGTCCTCGCCGCCGAGGCGGGCGCCGCGCTGTTGCCCGAGCCCTTCATCGAAGCGCAGCTTGCCATCGACCTGATGGGACCGGAAGCCCCGTCCGAGGCGCTGTCGGGCGAGCGCCTGATCCTGCCTGCGTGGAGCTTTGCCGCCGACGGCACCGACATGGACGGCGGCGTGACGGTCCAAAGCGACGGCCTCAGCGGCGAAAAGCGCTTCGTGCCGCTGGCGGGCGCCGCCGACGAGCTGCTGGTCACCACGGCCGAAGGCGGCTGGCTGATCGCGGCATCGGACGCCGAAATCACCACCGAACGCACGCAGGACGGCGGTCATGTTGGCTGCGTCCGGCTGGACGGCGTGACGGGGCGCCGCATCCCCTTCGCCGATCCGCGGGCGCTTGAGGCGGCCACCCTTGCCAATGCCGCCTATCTGCAGGGCGTGATGGAGCGGGCGTTCGAGATCACGCTCGACTACCTCAAGACCCGACGCCAGTTCGACCGGCCCATCGGCAGCTTCCAGGCGCTGCAGCACCGCGCGGTCGAGATGAAGGTGCAGATCGAGATCACCCGCGCCGTCATCCGCGACGCCGCGTTGGCCTTTGATGGGGATGGCGATCTGCGACCCATCGTGTCCCGCGCGATGACCCGCGCCAGCGAGGCCGCACAGTTCGTTACCCGACAGTCGATCCAGATGCACGGCGCGATCGGCTATACGGACGAGGCCGACATCGGCCTGTTCCTGCGCAAGACGCTGGTGCTGATGAACCGCTATGGCTCGGCCAGTGCCCACCGCAAGCGCCACGCCCAGGCCCAGGCGGCCTGA
- a CDS encoding enoyl-CoA hydratase/isomerase family protein, with protein MALDRDNRDGVVVLTLNEPQRRNPLTQAIKGQLFEALVSAQTDNSVRAVVLTGAEGNFCAGGDLATLGTDTVAGARERLTRNGDLIRRMVRYPKPLYAAVEGWAAGAGLSVALSCDGIVAAEGARFLASFIRVGLIPDLGMLGSLPARVGPALARRIMLSAEPLDSATAHSAGLVDDVTPNGAALDRAVELARAAAGRAPLPQAHIKDFLARAVDEALGYEALIQPLLLASQDATEGRAAFFDKREPQFKGM; from the coding sequence ATGGCGCTGGATCGCGACAATCGGGACGGCGTGGTGGTCCTGACGCTAAACGAGCCGCAGCGGCGCAACCCGCTGACCCAGGCGATCAAGGGCCAGTTGTTCGAGGCGCTGGTCTCGGCGCAGACCGACAACAGCGTGCGGGCCGTGGTCCTGACCGGCGCGGAAGGCAATTTCTGCGCCGGCGGCGATCTGGCGACACTGGGTACCGACACCGTAGCCGGCGCGCGAGAGCGGCTGACCCGGAATGGCGACCTGATCCGGCGCATGGTGCGCTATCCCAAGCCGCTTTACGCCGCCGTCGAGGGCTGGGCGGCGGGAGCGGGCCTCTCCGTCGCGCTGTCCTGCGATGGGATCGTGGCGGCGGAAGGGGCGCGATTCCTTGCGTCCTTTATCCGCGTGGGCCTGATCCCCGATCTGGGAATGCTCGGCAGCCTGCCGGCCCGCGTCGGCCCGGCGCTGGCGCGGCGGATCATGCTGTCCGCGGAACCGCTCGACTCCGCCACCGCGCATTCCGCAGGGCTGGTGGATGACGTCACGCCAAACGGCGCGGCGCTGGACCGGGCCGTTGAACTCGCCCGCGCCGCGGCGGGGCGCGCGCCGCTGCCGCAGGCCCATATCAAGGATTTCCTCGCCCGCGCCGTCGATGAGGCGCTGGGTTACGAGGCGCTGATCCAGCCGCTGCTGCTGGCCAGCCAGGACGCCACCGAGGGCCGCGCGGCCTTCTTCGACAAGCGCGAGCCGCAATTCAAGGGGATGTGA
- a CDS encoding acyl-CoA dehydrogenase family protein: MTAIDPKPHEDLNPLSDEDFRQTVRHWIEENYPPHLRSPHQRLHIDEARPWYEALSRQGWLTPNWPREHGGMGLSPAKHLIMVEEMERHGCARLPDPGMTMLGPLLIRYGSDEQRAWHLPRILSGEIIWCQGYSEPNAGSDLASLRTSAVLDGNEWVINGQKIWTTLGTDGDWIFVLARTDPDAPKQRGISFFIMPVDTPGIEVRPIINLDRHDEFAEVFFNDVRIPADSIVGEVNRGWSIAKGLLSFERIFLGSPYMATGAMAHLERLVRHLGREDEPEIKALLNGLRMELEDHKSFYTAFADQVRRGEPLGPDVSMLKINLSALYQKITDHIIEIAGQHTALLDPLSDDPGLYPSSAFIQARPHSIYGGSSEIQKNIVAKQVLGLSEDMR; this comes from the coding sequence ATGACCGCCATCGACCCGAAACCGCATGAAGACCTGAACCCGCTGTCGGACGAGGATTTCCGCCAGACCGTCCGCCACTGGATCGAGGAGAACTACCCGCCTCATCTTCGCAGTCCCCACCAGCGCCTGCATATCGACGAGGCGCGGCCCTGGTATGAAGCGCTGTCGCGGCAGGGCTGGCTGACGCCCAACTGGCCGCGCGAGCATGGCGGCATGGGCTTGTCCCCCGCCAAGCACCTCATCATGGTCGAGGAGATGGAGCGGCACGGCTGCGCCCGCCTGCCCGATCCGGGCATGACGATGCTGGGCCCGCTGCTGATCCGCTACGGCAGCGACGAACAGCGCGCCTGGCACTTGCCGCGCATCCTGTCGGGCGAGATCATCTGGTGCCAGGGCTATTCCGAACCGAACGCGGGGTCCGACCTTGCCTCGCTGCGGACCTCGGCGGTGCTGGACGGCAACGAATGGGTCATCAACGGCCAGAAGATCTGGACCACGCTGGGGACCGACGGCGACTGGATCTTCGTCCTGGCCCGCACCGACCCGGACGCGCCCAAGCAGCGCGGCATCAGCTTCTTCATCATGCCCGTGGACACCCCCGGCATCGAGGTGCGCCCGATCATCAACCTCGACCGCCACGACGAATTCGCCGAAGTCTTCTTCAACGATGTCCGCATCCCCGCCGACTCCATTGTGGGCGAGGTGAACAGGGGCTGGTCCATCGCCAAGGGCCTTCTGAGCTTCGAGCGCATCTTCCTCGGCTCGCCCTATATGGCGACCGGCGCGATGGCGCATCTGGAGCGGCTTGTCCGTCATCTCGGCCGCGAGGACGAGCCCGAGATCAAGGCGCTGCTGAACGGCCTGCGGATGGAGTTGGAGGACCACAAGTCCTTCTACACCGCCTTCGCCGACCAGGTGCGCCGGGGCGAGCCCCTGGGGCCGGACGTGTCGATGCTCAAGATCAACCTGTCGGCGCTGTACCAGAAGATCACCGACCACATCATCGAGATCGCGGGCCAGCACACGGCACTGCTTGACCCCTTATCCGACGATCCGGGGCTGTATCCGTCCAGCGCCTTCATCCAGGCGCGGCCCCATTCGATCTATGGCGGGTCGAGCGAGATCCAGAAGAACATCGTGGCCAAGCAGGTGCTTGGCCTCAGCGAAGACATGCGGTGA
- a CDS encoding SDR family NAD(P)-dependent oxidoreductase: MSVDLGMDGKVAIVTGAGGGIGRAIAVGMAAAGAKVVINDIGVGLSGEGGSSSPAEETRALIQGAGGEAAISTDSVTSWDSAQRIVGCAMDNFGRLDAVVNNAGILRDAIFHKMDPTDWVSVIDVHLNGSFFVSRAAAEQFRKQESGAYVHMASTSGLIGNFGQANYSAAKLGITALSKSIALDMARYNVRSNCIAPFAWSRMTSSIPANTDAEKARVERMKRMTPETNAPLAVFLASDAAREVTGQVFAARLNEIFLFSQPRPIRSAHMDGGWTPETIAERVLPAFRSSLIPMERSGDVFAWDPI; encoded by the coding sequence ATGAGCGTGGATCTGGGCATGGACGGCAAGGTCGCCATCGTCACGGGGGCGGGCGGCGGCATCGGTCGGGCGATCGCGGTGGGCATGGCGGCGGCGGGCGCGAAGGTCGTCATCAACGACATCGGCGTGGGCCTTAGCGGCGAGGGCGGCTCGTCGTCGCCAGCCGAGGAAACCCGCGCCCTCATCCAGGGCGCGGGCGGCGAGGCGGCGATCAGCACCGACAGCGTGACCTCGTGGGACAGCGCGCAGCGGATCGTGGGCTGCGCGATGGACAATTTCGGCCGGCTGGATGCGGTGGTGAACAACGCCGGCATCCTGCGCGACGCGATCTTCCACAAGATGGACCCGACGGACTGGGTGTCGGTCATCGACGTGCATCTGAACGGCAGCTTCTTTGTCAGCCGCGCCGCGGCCGAGCAGTTCCGCAAGCAGGAAAGCGGCGCCTATGTGCACATGGCCTCGACCTCGGGGCTGATCGGGAACTTCGGGCAGGCGAATTATTCGGCGGCCAAGCTGGGCATCACGGCGCTGTCCAAGTCGATCGCGCTGGACATGGCGCGCTACAACGTCCGCTCGAACTGCATCGCCCCCTTTGCGTGGAGCCGGATGACCAGCTCCATCCCCGCCAACACCGACGCCGAAAAGGCGCGGGTCGAGCGGATGAAGCGGATGACCCCCGAAACCAACGCGCCGCTGGCGGTGTTCCTTGCGTCCGACGCGGCGCGCGAGGTCACGGGGCAGGTCTTCGCGGCCCGGCTGAACGAGATCTTCCTGTTCAGCCAGCCGCGCCCGATCCGCTCGGCCCACATGGATGGCGGCTGGACGCCCGAAACCATCGCCGAGCGGGTGCTGCCCGCCTTCAGGTCGAGCCTGATCCCGATGGAGCGGTCCGGCGACGTCTTTGCATGGGACCCGATCTGA
- a CDS encoding 3-oxoacid CoA-transferase subunit B — protein MNRLSDDQMAARLAQDIPDGAYVNLGIGLPNLVAAFVPKGREVMYQTENGLLGVGPSPAPGQEDPELIDASKKFVTTLPGASFFDHTDSFAMMRGGHLDIAVLGAYQVAENGDLANWATLDESFPPAVGGAMDLVAGVPQIFAIMRHTTREGSPKLLRRCSFPLTGAGVVTRVYTDLGVFAVTPEGFRVIDLAPGNSLGDVQSVTEARLIA, from the coding sequence ATGAACCGCCTGAGCGACGACCAGATGGCCGCACGGCTGGCGCAGGACATTCCCGACGGCGCCTATGTCAACCTCGGCATCGGCCTGCCAAATCTCGTTGCGGCCTTCGTGCCCAAAGGGCGCGAGGTGATGTACCAGACCGAGAACGGCCTTCTCGGCGTCGGCCCCTCGCCGGCGCCGGGGCAGGAAGACCCAGAGCTGATCGACGCCAGCAAGAAGTTCGTCACAACACTGCCGGGCGCGTCCTTCTTCGATCACACCGACAGCTTCGCGATGATGCGGGGCGGGCATCTCGATATCGCGGTGCTCGGCGCCTATCAGGTGGCCGAGAACGGCGACCTGGCGAACTGGGCGACGCTGGACGAGAGCTTCCCGCCCGCGGTGGGCGGGGCCATGGACCTTGTAGCCGGAGTGCCGCAGATCTTCGCTATCATGCGCCACACCACGCGTGAGGGTAGTCCGAAGCTGCTGCGACGCTGCAGCTTCCCGCTGACCGGGGCAGGGGTGGTCACGCGCGTCTATACCGACCTCGGGGTGTTCGCCGTGACACCCGAAGGTTTCCGGGTGATCGACCTCGCCCCCGGCAACAGCCTTGGCGACGTGCAGTCCGTGACCGAGGCGCGGCTGATCGCGTGA
- a CDS encoding 3-oxoacid CoA-transferase subunit A, translating into MIDKRVADLASAVAPIHDGATIMVGGFGESGIPFGLLGALLDHGAKGLTIISNNAGSFETGTSALLREGRVAKVICSYPRTPGSIWFERRFEASEVELEIVPQGTLAERIRAAAAGLGGFLTPTGYGTKLAEGKETREIDGRGYVFEKPLHADFALVRAERGDRWGNLTFHATARNFNPVMAMAARHSIAEVRHLSDEPIPPESVMTPGIFIDRLTEYGVRP; encoded by the coding sequence ATGATCGACAAGCGAGTGGCCGACCTGGCCTCCGCGGTGGCGCCAATCCACGATGGCGCCACCATCATGGTCGGGGGCTTCGGGGAATCCGGCATCCCCTTCGGGCTGCTCGGCGCGCTTCTGGACCACGGGGCGAAGGGGTTGACGATCATCTCGAACAACGCCGGTTCCTTTGAGACGGGAACGTCGGCGCTGCTGCGCGAGGGGCGGGTTGCGAAGGTGATCTGCTCCTACCCCCGCACCCCCGGTTCGATCTGGTTCGAGCGGCGCTTCGAGGCGAGCGAGGTCGAGCTCGAGATCGTCCCGCAGGGCACGCTGGCCGAGCGTATCCGCGCGGCCGCTGCTGGTCTCGGCGGCTTCCTGACGCCCACCGGCTACGGCACAAAGCTGGCCGAGGGCAAGGAAACGCGCGAGATCGACGGTCGCGGCTATGTCTTCGAAAAACCGCTCCACGCCGACTTCGCGCTGGTGCGGGCCGAGCGGGGCGACCGCTGGGGGAACCTGACCTTCCATGCCACGGCCCGGAACTTCAACCCCGTGATGGCGATGGCCGCGCGGCACAGCATTGCAGAGGTGCGGCATCTGAGCGATGAGCCGATTCCCCCAGAAAGCGTGATGACGCCCGGCATCTTCATCGACCGCCTGACCGAATACGGAGTGCGTCCATGA
- a CDS encoding TRAP transporter fused permease subunit, which translates to MHHSSDPPRPARPSGFALIVVYILGAAGVLLAINQVFLLNLFGFQPLGNSYLYYLIGVFLSIAFITMPSSPKWATTVPWFDWVLVVLTFGATLYLGNNGLRIIQEGWEFAAPLSADIAAVIVLVAALEGVRRGGGNILLCTALFFAAYPLFAGYMPGFLWGTAYSLPEAVRAHVLGVESIVGLPMQVVAELVIGFVIFGSVLTITKGSDFFMDLAAALLGRRRGGPAKVSVLSSGLLGSLSGSVISNILTTGPFTIPTMMRVGYSRTYAAAIEATASSGATLMPPVMGTVAFIMASFLGIPYAEVAIAAFLPAVLFYAALLFQVDLYAAREGLKGLPEEEIPPLGRTLISGWPYLLSLVVLIYVLMVMRLESYSPYFASLAMIIATSFNPRTRLNARRALDLLLDVAKNIGSLVAILAGIGLVVGGLSYTGVAGAFSRELLILAGGNVLLMLIAGALTSFILGLGMTVSAAYIFLSILLAPALVQAGLNPIGSHMFILYWGMLSYITPPVALASITAANIAKSDPFKTSLFTMRLGNAKFILPFIFIYDPALLMQGTWADVLSALVMALIALWALTVAFEAYLYRVGIISMVGRVLFTIGAILTIIPEFYTDVLGLVVIAIAIFYEWFRAKNQMKATT; encoded by the coding sequence ATGCACCACAGCTCTGATCCTCCACGGCCGGCGCGCCCCTCGGGCTTCGCGCTGATCGTAGTGTATATCCTCGGCGCCGCTGGCGTGCTGCTGGCAATCAACCAAGTTTTCCTGCTCAACCTGTTCGGCTTCCAGCCGCTCGGCAACTCGTATCTTTATTATCTGATCGGCGTTTTCCTTTCGATCGCCTTCATCACGATGCCGTCCAGCCCGAAATGGGCGACGACGGTGCCGTGGTTCGACTGGGTTCTGGTGGTGCTGACCTTCGGCGCAACCCTCTATTTGGGCAATAACGGCCTGCGCATCATCCAGGAGGGGTGGGAGTTCGCCGCCCCGCTGTCGGCGGACATCGCCGCCGTGATCGTGCTGGTCGCGGCGCTCGAAGGGGTCCGGCGCGGGGGCGGTAATATCCTGCTATGCACGGCGCTGTTCTTCGCCGCCTATCCGCTGTTTGCGGGCTACATGCCCGGTTTCCTGTGGGGCACCGCCTACAGCCTGCCGGAAGCGGTGCGCGCCCATGTCCTTGGCGTCGAAAGCATCGTCGGCCTGCCCATGCAGGTGGTGGCGGAACTGGTGATCGGGTTCGTCATCTTCGGATCGGTCCTTACGATCACCAAGGGCAGCGACTTCTTCATGGACCTGGCAGCGGCGCTTCTGGGTCGCCGCCGGGGCGGGCCGGCAAAAGTCTCGGTGCTGAGCTCAGGGCTTCTGGGCTCGCTGTCGGGCAGCGTCATTTCCAATATCCTGACCACCGGCCCGTTCACCATTCCGACGATGATGCGGGTGGGCTATTCCCGAACCTACGCCGCCGCCATCGAGGCAACCGCGTCGAGCGGCGCGACGCTGATGCCCCCGGTCATGGGCACGGTCGCGTTCATCATGGCCTCGTTCCTCGGCATTCCTTACGCCGAAGTGGCAATCGCGGCCTTCCTGCCGGCGGTCCTGTTCTACGCCGCGCTGCTGTTCCAGGTCGATCTCTACGCCGCGCGCGAGGGCCTGAAGGGCCTGCCGGAGGAAGAAATCCCGCCGCTCGGGCGCACGCTGATTTCGGGCTGGCCCTACCTTCTGTCGCTCGTCGTGCTAATCTACGTGCTGATGGTCATGCGGCTGGAAAGCTACTCGCCGTATTTCGCGTCCCTTGCGATGATCATCGCCACGTCCTTCAACCCCCGGACCCGGCTGAACGCGCGCCGCGCGCTGGACCTGCTGCTCGACGTCGCAAAGAATATCGGCTCGCTGGTGGCGATCCTCGCCGGGATCGGACTGGTGGTCGGCGGTCTGTCATACACCGGCGTTGCAGGCGCCTTTTCGCGCGAACTGCTGATTCTGGCTGGCGGCAACGTGCTGCTGATGCTGATTGCCGGCGCGCTCACGAGCTTCATCCTCGGATTGGGGATGACGGTCAGCGCCGCCTACATCTTCCTGTCGATCCTGCTGGCGCCCGCGCTGGTGCAGGCCGGGCTCAACCCCATCGGCAGCCACATGTTCATCCTTTACTGGGGGATGCTGTCCTACATCACGCCGCCGGTTGCGCTGGCGTCGATCACGGCGGCGAACATCGCCAAGTCGGACCCGTTCAAGACCAGCCTGTTCACGATGCGGCTGGGCAATGCGAAGTTCATCCTCCCGTTCATCTTCATCTACGACCCGGCCCTGCTGATGCAGGGAACCTGGGCAGACGTGTTGAGCGCGCTGGTGATGGCCCTGATCGCTCTCTGGGCGCTGACGGTCGCCTTCGAAGCCTATCTCTACCGCGTCGGCATCATCAGCATGGTCGGACGGGTGCTGTTCACCATCGGCGCCATCCTCACGATCATTCCGGAATTCTACACGGATGTCCTGGGTCTCGTGGTGATCGCTATTGCGATTTTCTATGAGTGGTTCCGGGCGAAAAATCAGATGAAGGCAACGACATGA
- a CDS encoding TAXI family TRAP transporter solute-binding subunit: protein MNFFSTIRASTIALALGVTGAVAQELPNTMIWTAYDVGSAGYAEASAIADAFGRHANTRIRIQPSGSGIGRLQPLLLGRADYGFLATETYFLSEGDYDYAVPEFGPQNLRAVAGRPASLSMVAAGDAGIETIADARGKRAAFVVGNPSINVKCEAVLAFGDLTLDDVEVVMFPTYAAAMSSMTRNEADFTCTTPTTSQLYELASSPRGIKWVTLDPNDQEGWAKLLDVLPIMGPFEEDIAAGLAPGEKVSMAAYRYPVIVTLADKSADEVYAFTKALDESFDLYKNATATMHRWDLNISGTPPIDVPFHEGAVRYLTEKGIWTDESEAWNQERIARLDALRAAWEEFLPANRDLPPEQFAAQWAEAKAALGQGSN from the coding sequence ATGAATTTCTTTAGTACAATCCGCGCCAGCACAATCGCCCTCGCGCTTGGCGTCACTGGGGCGGTGGCGCAGGAACTGCCCAATACGATGATCTGGACGGCCTATGACGTGGGCTCGGCAGGCTACGCCGAAGCCTCGGCGATCGCCGATGCTTTCGGGCGCCACGCCAACACCCGGATTCGCATCCAGCCGTCGGGCAGCGGGATCGGCCGCCTGCAGCCGCTGCTGCTGGGCCGGGCCGATTACGGCTTCCTCGCGACCGAGACCTACTTCCTGTCGGAAGGCGACTACGACTATGCCGTGCCCGAGTTCGGCCCGCAGAACCTGCGTGCGGTCGCCGGCCGTCCGGCGTCGCTGTCGATGGTGGCGGCGGGGGATGCCGGGATCGAGACGATCGCCGACGCGCGCGGCAAGCGCGCCGCTTTCGTGGTCGGCAATCCGTCGATCAACGTCAAGTGCGAAGCGGTCCTGGCGTTCGGTGACTTGACGCTGGACGATGTCGAGGTCGTGATGTTCCCGACCTATGCGGCCGCCATGAGCTCCATGACCAGGAACGAGGCGGACTTCACCTGCACCACTCCGACGACCAGCCAGCTTTACGAACTTGCGTCGTCCCCACGGGGGATCAAGTGGGTGACTCTTGACCCGAACGACCAGGAAGGCTGGGCCAAGCTGCTGGACGTTCTGCCGATCATGGGCCCATTCGAGGAAGATATCGCTGCCGGCCTTGCACCGGGCGAGAAGGTTTCAATGGCGGCCTATCGCTATCCGGTGATCGTAACTCTCGCTGACAAGTCGGCCGACGAGGTCTACGCGTTCACCAAGGCGCTGGATGAGAGCTTCGATCTCTACAAGAACGCCACCGCGACCATGCACCGCTGGGATCTGAACATCTCCGGGACACCCCCGATCGACGTTCCCTTCCACGAGGGCGCGGTCCGCTATCTGACCGAGAAGGGCATCTGGACCGACGAGTCCGAAGCCTGGAACCAGGAGCGGATCGCCCGTCTCGACGCGCTTCGCGCCGCATGGGAGGAGTTCCTGCCGGCGAACCGAGACCTGCCGCCTGAACAATTCGCGGCGCAGTGGGCCGAGGCCAAGGCGGCTCTTGGTCAGGGATCCAACTGA
- a CDS encoding LysR family transcriptional regulator, producing the protein MDLRQLRSFLEICRAGSITQAADRLNMAQPALTRQIQSLEEEMGVLLLHRHGRGVSLTAQGELLQARSRQLLEDADDLVRVVSGRDGELRGMVRLGLPPALAEVLTAPLIERFMTEHPHAQLRVSSGFTGHVRDWLRRGEVDLGVTYELALARGQRAIPLLREELCLICPPGEPLAGEPITFAEAFSGPLILPTPIHALRQLIDKAADIRGIVPVVVAEIDVVSAMLTLVEKNLGRTILSRAMGGQAAQVGSRLVIRPIVDPVLSRMLALWQSPARDSTPVVRRFAQELLEQARLMVQQGAWPGALPVRPDIEHEGETQERN; encoded by the coding sequence ATGGACCTACGACAACTTCGCAGCTTCCTGGAAATTTGCCGCGCCGGCAGCATCACTCAGGCGGCCGACCGGCTGAACATGGCCCAACCCGCCCTGACCCGCCAGATCCAGTCGCTGGAGGAGGAGATGGGTGTTCTGCTACTGCACCGTCACGGACGCGGCGTCAGCCTCACAGCACAGGGCGAGCTGCTGCAGGCCCGCTCGCGTCAGTTGCTCGAGGATGCCGACGATCTGGTCCGCGTCGTGTCGGGCCGCGACGGCGAACTGCGCGGCATGGTCAGGTTGGGCCTGCCCCCCGCGCTGGCCGAGGTGCTGACCGCTCCCCTCATCGAGCGGTTCATGACCGAACACCCCCATGCCCAGCTGCGCGTCAGCTCGGGTTTCACCGGCCATGTGCGCGACTGGCTGCGGCGCGGCGAGGTCGATCTGGGCGTGACCTACGAGCTCGCGCTGGCGCGTGGCCAGCGTGCAATCCCGCTCCTGCGGGAAGAGTTGTGCCTGATCTGCCCGCCCGGCGAGCCACTGGCAGGCGAGCCGATCACCTTTGCCGAGGCGTTCTCAGGGCCGCTGATCCTGCCCACGCCGATTCATGCGCTGCGGCAGTTGATCGACAAGGCGGCCGATATCCGTGGCATCGTGCCGGTGGTCGTGGCCGAGATCGACGTGGTGTCGGCCATGCTCACGCTGGTAGAGAAGAACCTCGGCCGTACGATCCTGTCGCGTGCGATGGGAGGACAGGCGGCGCAAGTGGGCTCGCGGCTGGTCATCCGGCCGATCGTCGATCCTGTGCTGAGCCGGATGCTTGCGTTGTGGCAGTCACCGGCGCGCGACAGCACCCCTGTCGTGCGCCGCTTTGCGCAGGAACTGCTGGAGCAGGCGCGGCTCATGGTCCAGCAGGGCGCCTGGCCGGGCGCACTGCCAGTCCGACCGGATATTGAGCACGAGGGCGAAACGCAGGAACGGAACTGA
- a CDS encoding IS256 family transposase — MTISNELLDELLKGCKRPEDLLGDAGLMKELKVRLMERMLGAELTAHLGYEAGAEPPPDQANRRNGTATKRVKGSDGEVPLAVPRDRDGSFEPELVRKGQTRIDGVDDKIIGLYAAGLSVRDIQAHLEDLYGLRVSPDLISRVTDAVLEEVRDWQHRALDRMYPIVIFDALRVKIRDADSRMVRNKAVYIALGVTREGEREVLGLWIADNEGAKFWLSVMNELRNRGVQDILIAVVDGLKGFPEAITAAFPETTVQTCIVHLIRHSMNFCSWKDRKAVAADLRPIYEAPTAEEAARRLDDFEGTWAGKYPSIAPAWRRAWAEVIPFFAFSVPIRKIIYTTNAVESLNRVLRKTLKTKGSFPTEEAATKLIFLAIRNFEKGGRAVREWVAARNQLAIMFAGRFDA; from the coding sequence ATGACGATTTCCAACGAGCTGCTGGACGAGTTGCTGAAGGGCTGCAAGCGGCCCGAGGATCTGCTCGGCGATGCCGGGCTGATGAAGGAACTGAAGGTTCGGCTGATGGAGCGGATGCTCGGGGCCGAACTGACTGCGCACCTGGGCTATGAGGCTGGAGCCGAGCCGCCGCCCGACCAGGCCAACCGCCGCAATGGCACCGCGACGAAGCGGGTGAAGGGCTCGGATGGCGAGGTGCCGCTGGCGGTGCCGCGCGACCGGGACGGCAGCTTCGAGCCCGAGCTGGTCAGGAAGGGCCAGACCCGGATCGACGGAGTGGATGACAAGATCATCGGGCTCTATGCTGCCGGGCTTTCGGTGCGCGACATCCAGGCGCATCTCGAGGATCTCTACGGACTGCGGGTGTCGCCGGACCTGATCAGCCGCGTCACCGATGCCGTGCTGGAGGAGGTCCGGGACTGGCAGCACCGGGCGCTGGACCGGATGTATCCGATCGTCATCTTTGACGCCCTGCGCGTCAAGATTCGCGATGCCGACAGCCGGATGGTGCGGAACAAGGCGGTCTACATCGCCCTGGGCGTCACGCGGGAGGGCGAGCGCGAGGTTCTTGGGCTTTGGATCGCCGACAACGAAGGTGCCAAGTTCTGGCTGTCGGTGATGAACGAGCTGCGCAACCGCGGCGTCCAGGACATCCTGATCGCCGTTGTGGACGGGTTGAAGGGCTTCCCGGAGGCGATCACCGCCGCCTTCCCGGAAACCACGGTCCAGACCTGCATCGTCCACCTGATCCGGCACTCGATGAACTTCTGCAGCTGGAAAGACCGCAAGGCGGTGGCCGCCGACCTGCGCCCGATCTATGAGGCCCCGACTGCCGAGGAGGCCGCCCGCCGGCTCGATGACTTCGAGGGGACATGGGCCGGGAAATACCCGTCCATTGCCCCGGCCTGGCGCCGGGCATGGGCCGAGGTGATCCCGTTCTTTGCCTTCAGCGTCCCGATCCGGAAGATCATCTACACGACCAACGCGGTGGAATCGCTGAACCGGGTGTTGCGAAAAACCCTGAAGACCAAGGGCTCGTTCCCCACCGAAGAGGCTGCCACCAAGCTGATCTTTCTGGCCATCCGCAACTTCGAGAAGGGCGGCAGGGCCGTCCGGGAATGGGTTGCCGCACGAAATCAGCTGGCCATAATGTTCGCCGGGCGCTTCGACGCCTGA